A region from the Paenibacillus humicola genome encodes:
- the trxA gene encoding thioredoxin, translating to MAITHVTDQTFGTSVKGQEGTVLVDFWAPWCGPCKALAPILDELEAESESRYRVAKVNVDDNPQTAEQLGIMSIPTLVLFRDGAAVDKTVGFRSKAELKAWIDSRAEA from the coding sequence ATGGCGATTACACACGTGACGGATCAAACGTTCGGGACTTCGGTAAAAGGACAGGAAGGAACCGTGCTGGTCGACTTTTGGGCGCCTTGGTGCGGTCCTTGTAAAGCGCTCGCCCCGATCCTGGATGAGCTTGAAGCCGAGTCGGAGAGCCGGTATCGGGTGGCAAAGGTCAATGTCGACGATAATCCGCAAACGGCCGAGCAGCTCGGCATCATGAGCATTCCGACGCTTGTCTTATTCCGGGACGGCGCCGCTGTCGATAAAACGGTCGGCTTCCGTTCGAAAGCCGAGCTTAAAGCGTGGATCGACAGCCGGGCCGAAGCGTAA
- a CDS encoding thioredoxin family protein, translating into MERILQETQFQELINRDQYTVIKFDATWCPDCKNLDRFIGPVIDENPDKQFYALDVEQLPDIAEANEVRGIPSLLVYKNGVKLGHLHSRFAKTPAQVREYLDSVE; encoded by the coding sequence ATGGAACGCATTCTACAGGAAACTCAATTTCAAGAGCTGATTAACCGGGACCAGTACACGGTCATCAAATTTGACGCCACGTGGTGTCCCGACTGCAAAAACTTGGACCGGTTTATCGGGCCCGTCATCGACGAGAACCCGGATAAACAATTTTATGCCCTCGATGTGGAGCAGCTTCCCGATATTGCGGAAGCGAACGAGGTTCGCGGAATACCGAGTCTCTTGGTTTACAAGAACGGCGTCAAGCTCGGGCATTTGCACAGCCGGTTTGCGAAGACGCCCGCACAGGTGCGCGAGTATCTCGACTCGGTTGAATAA
- the trxB gene encoding thioredoxin-disulfide reductase produces MNKTIVIGTGPAGLTAAIYLARANLEPLVIEGTQPGGQLTTTTEVENFPGFPDGILGTELMDNMRKQAERFGARFKTGRVTEVDLHNRPFTLHLEGGETLQAESVIISTGATAKLLNIPHEHENIGRGVSTCATCDGFFFRGKKIIVVGGGDSAMEEAHFLTKFASEVRVVHRRGQLKASQIMQDRARHNDKIVWGLNRTPLEIIADDKGVTGLKTLNNETGAEEIFEADGIFVAIGHHPNTEFLGGQLLTDEQGYLIVTPGKSTTSIPGVFACGDVQDPHYRQAITSAGSGAIAALDAERFLEEHPVADLLNV; encoded by the coding sequence ATGAACAAAACGATCGTAATCGGAACCGGACCTGCCGGGTTGACAGCGGCTATTTATTTGGCTCGCGCGAATCTGGAGCCGCTTGTCATCGAAGGAACGCAGCCCGGCGGGCAGTTGACGACGACAACGGAGGTGGAGAATTTCCCCGGCTTCCCGGACGGAATTCTTGGCACGGAGCTGATGGACAATATGCGGAAGCAGGCGGAGCGCTTCGGCGCCCGGTTCAAAACCGGCCGGGTAACGGAGGTCGATCTTCACAACCGTCCGTTCACCCTGCATCTCGAGGGAGGCGAAACGCTGCAGGCCGAGAGTGTCATTATTTCGACGGGCGCCACCGCCAAGCTGCTCAACATTCCGCACGAGCATGAGAATATCGGCCGGGGCGTCAGCACCTGCGCCACCTGCGACGGCTTTTTCTTCCGCGGCAAAAAGATTATCGTGGTCGGCGGCGGCGACTCGGCTATGGAGGAAGCCCACTTTCTGACGAAATTCGCTTCGGAGGTGCGGGTCGTCCACCGCCGCGGTCAGCTGAAGGCATCGCAAATCATGCAGGACCGCGCCCGCCATAACGACAAAATCGTGTGGGGCCTGAACCGGACGCCGCTGGAGATTATTGCGGACGACAAAGGCGTTACCGGCCTGAAGACGCTGAACAATGAGACCGGCGCGGAGGAAATTTTCGAAGCGGACGGCATCTTCGTAGCCATCGGCCATCATCCGAACACCGAGTTTCTGGGCGGACAGCTGCTGACGGATGAGCAGGGGTACCTGATCGTCACGCCGGGCAAATCGACAACGAGCATCCCGGGGGTCTTCGCCTGCGGCGATGTCCAGGATCCGCACTACCGCCAAGCGATCACATCGGCAGGCAGCGGAGCGATTGCCGCGCTGGACGCGGAACGTTTTTTGGAGGAGCATCCGGTCGCCGATTTGCTGAATGTTTAA
- a CDS encoding MarR family winged helix-turn-helix transcriptional regulator, with protein sequence MDPKNYLCFSLYACSRAISRMYRPLLENMGITYPQYLVLMVLWEHGESTVKELGEALDLDSGTLTPLLKRMEANKLIVRERSKEDERVVVVKLAETGAALKEEADCIPMSLLTASGMTTEEIVRLTESINDLSEKVVRAIGK encoded by the coding sequence ATGGACCCGAAAAATTATCTCTGTTTTTCGCTGTATGCCTGCTCCAGGGCGATCTCCCGCATGTACCGTCCGTTACTCGAAAACATGGGTATTACATACCCGCAATATTTGGTCCTGATGGTGCTGTGGGAGCATGGCGAGAGTACGGTGAAGGAACTGGGGGAAGCGCTCGATCTGGATTCCGGAACGCTCACTCCGCTGCTGAAACGTATGGAAGCGAATAAGCTGATCGTTCGGGAGCGCTCGAAGGAAGACGAACGCGTCGTGGTCGTCAAGCTGGCGGAGACGGGCGCGGCATTGAAGGAGGAAGCGGATTGCATCCCCATGTCGCTTCTGACCGCCAGCGGAATGACAACCGAGGAAATCGTGCGGCTGACCGAATCGATTAACGATTTATCGGAAAAGGTCGTTCGTGCCATCGGCAAATAA
- a CDS encoding TetR/AcrR family transcriptional regulator codes for MDTNKQEQRLTKKGKETRARIVAAAAKLMFERGVAGTSVDDVQREAKVSASQLYHYFKEKRELVLAVIVYQTDQVLSAQEPLLSHLDSMEALQTWRDAIVQLQIERQCHGGCPIGSLGSELADTEPAARLELENGFLRWETAIRNGLRAMKERGELKADADPDRLALALLTALQGGLLLTQVRKETSPLESVMDAMLAHIRTFLV; via the coding sequence ATGGATACCAACAAACAAGAGCAGCGGCTGACGAAAAAAGGTAAAGAGACGCGCGCGCGAATCGTCGCCGCCGCGGCCAAACTGATGTTTGAACGCGGCGTTGCGGGCACGAGCGTGGACGATGTGCAGCGGGAGGCCAAAGTAAGCGCATCGCAGCTGTACCATTATTTTAAGGAAAAGCGGGAGCTCGTTCTGGCGGTGATTGTATATCAAACCGACCAAGTGCTAAGCGCCCAGGAGCCTCTGCTGAGTCATTTGGACAGCATGGAGGCGCTGCAAACATGGCGCGACGCGATCGTGCAGCTTCAGATCGAGCGGCAATGCCATGGGGGGTGTCCGATCGGCTCGCTCGGCAGCGAGCTGGCGGACACGGAGCCGGCGGCTCGTCTCGAGCTCGAGAACGGGTTTTTGAGATGGGAAACCGCGATCCGCAATGGGCTGCGCGCCATGAAGGAGCGCGGCGAGCTGAAGGCCGATGCCGATCCGGACCGCCTCGCGCTGGCGCTGCTGACCGCTCTTCAAGGCGGCCTGCTTCTCACGCAGGTGCGCAAAGAAACGAGTCCGCTCGAATCCGTGATGGATGCGATGCTCGCCCATATTCGCACATTCCTGGTCTGA
- a CDS encoding peroxiredoxin-like family protein: MSLKEQLDKVKESFIASAPEEAQTEVFRLIREQQESGIPFGLKAGDKAPDFTLANPLGKPVTLYDELSKGPVVLTFYRGGWCPFCSLQLRSYQQLLPEIEKLGGRLIAVSPQSPDNSLSQQEKEELTFQVLSDPNGQTAENFGVLYELPESLQQIFSGTLGLDLTVFNASNRWVLPIPATFIIGRDGIVRRAHVDPDFTVRLDPQEIVHELKSLQA; encoded by the coding sequence ATGTCTTTAAAAGAACAGTTGGATAAAGTGAAAGAGTCGTTTATTGCTTCTGCGCCGGAGGAAGCCCAAACGGAAGTGTTTCGGCTGATTCGGGAACAGCAGGAGTCGGGTATCCCCTTCGGGCTGAAGGCAGGCGACAAAGCCCCGGACTTTACGCTGGCCAACCCGCTCGGCAAGCCGGTAACCTTGTACGACGAGCTTTCGAAAGGACCTGTAGTTTTAACCTTCTACCGCGGCGGCTGGTGTCCCTTCTGCAGCCTGCAGCTCCGCAGTTACCAGCAGCTACTTCCGGAGATCGAGAAGCTCGGCGGCCGATTGATCGCCGTTTCGCCGCAAAGCCCCGACAACTCGCTGTCTCAACAGGAAAAGGAGGAGCTGACCTTCCAGGTGCTGAGCGACCCGAACGGGCAAACGGCGGAAAACTTCGGCGTCTTGTACGAACTGCCCGAATCGCTTCAGCAAATTTTCAGCGGTACTTTAGGCCTCGATTTAACCGTGTTTAACGCCTCCAACCGCTGGGTGCTGCCGATTCCGGCAACGTTCATTATCGGCCGGGACGGCATCGTCCGCCGCGCGCACGTCGATCCGGACTTCACGGTCCGCTTGGACCCGCAGGAAATTGTTCATGAGCTGAAATCGCTGCAAGCCTGA
- a CDS encoding DUF2306 domain-containing protein — MKRTKAIKPGRSLTILAILSLGIMIPFSVPYLTLNPDASRLPIASQIQFLLLVAHIGTALLALAAGFPQFYAPVRTARPRLHRLIGYVYAGSVGISGFLAIALLAYEQQFVRACSFLTLDALWLFTTWKGCRAAAGRNFRAHRVWMIRSFGMTLVAVSARALVPLLILLYLALNRFTLPDGRAGMIDSVLTVNIWAGLAADFIIVEWVLFRKNGEKCG, encoded by the coding sequence ATGAAACGAACAAAAGCGATCAAACCCGGCCGGTCGCTCACAATTTTAGCCATTCTGTCGCTCGGCATCATGATCCCGTTCTCCGTTCCGTATTTGACGTTAAACCCTGATGCCAGCCGCCTGCCGATCGCTTCGCAGATTCAGTTCCTGCTGCTCGTCGCGCATATCGGAACCGCTTTGCTCGCGCTGGCAGCCGGATTCCCGCAGTTTTACGCGCCTGTTCGCACCGCAAGGCCGCGCCTTCATCGGTTAATCGGATACGTCTATGCGGGAAGCGTCGGCATAAGCGGCTTTCTTGCGATCGCGCTGCTGGCGTATGAACAGCAGTTCGTTCGTGCCTGTTCGTTTCTCACGCTCGACGCGCTGTGGCTGTTCACGACGTGGAAAGGCTGCCGCGCGGCGGCCGGCCGCAACTTCCGGGCCCATCGCGTATGGATGATCCGCAGCTTCGGCATGACCCTGGTTGCCGTCAGCGCACGCGCGCTCGTTCCGCTCTTGATCCTGCTCTATCTGGCCCTCAACCGTTTTACCCTGCCGGACGGGCGAGCCGGGATGATCGATTCGGTCCTGACAGTCAATATATGGGCCGGGCTTGCGGCTGATTTTATAATCGTGGAATGGGTGTTGTTTAGAAAAAACGGCGAAAAGTGTGGATAA
- a CDS encoding polysaccharide deacetylase family protein, with protein sequence METADSLNKSGESDSHTVIKHKDTGTLEKSAVKTGKLEPKPYQSPKKSSTARLVAYNGIVEHIFFHPLIAYPQLAFDNDSLSKGYNDWFTTIPEFKRILGSLYKNDFILIHLEDVYEEKTVDGKKIMIKKNLMLPKGKKPLVISIDDLNYYSYMIENGNVYKLVLDSESNVASYSKNPQGEEIVSRDNEIIPILDRFVESHPDFSLDGAKGVIALTGYEGILGYRTQSGSPNRETEKIEALKVVNRLKETGWTFGSHSYGHIDVSSVTLNKLKQDTARWKREVEPLIGPTPLYFYPYGSRVDYGSAKFNFLVNSGYKVISAVGPTSYTKVIDGAYTMDRRHMDGIAIIQQPKTVRDLFDAGYVLDKENRPAMYWRQYK encoded by the coding sequence GTGGAGACCGCAGATTCTTTAAACAAAAGCGGTGAATCTGATTCTCATACGGTCATCAAGCACAAAGATACTGGTACCTTAGAAAAGAGCGCCGTCAAAACGGGTAAGTTAGAACCAAAGCCGTATCAGAGTCCGAAGAAATCGTCAACCGCCAGATTAGTCGCTTACAATGGTATTGTCGAGCATATATTTTTCCATCCGCTCATCGCCTATCCACAGCTTGCCTTCGATAATGATTCGCTGTCGAAAGGGTATAACGACTGGTTTACTACCATTCCCGAATTTAAACGTATTCTCGGATCGCTTTACAAAAATGACTTCATCCTGATTCATTTGGAAGATGTCTATGAGGAGAAGACGGTTGATGGTAAGAAAATCATGATTAAAAAAAACCTTATGCTCCCAAAAGGAAAGAAACCGCTCGTGATCTCCATCGACGACTTGAACTACTATTCGTATATGATTGAAAACGGTAATGTATACAAGTTGGTTCTTGATTCCGAAAGCAACGTCGCATCCTACTCCAAAAACCCGCAGGGGGAGGAAATCGTATCCAGAGACAACGAAATCATTCCGATCCTGGACCGGTTTGTGGAATCTCATCCCGACTTTTCGCTGGATGGGGCAAAAGGAGTCATTGCATTAACGGGCTACGAGGGCATCCTTGGTTACCGCACACAATCGGGTTCGCCGAACCGTGAAACTGAAAAGATCGAAGCACTTAAGGTTGTGAACAGACTTAAAGAAACCGGATGGACGTTCGGCTCTCACAGTTATGGTCATATCGATGTCAGTTCAGTGACCCTGAACAAGCTAAAGCAGGATACCGCCCGATGGAAGAGAGAAGTTGAACCTTTAATCGGTCCGACACCTCTGTATTTTTATCCGTACGGTTCAAGGGTGGATTACGGAAGCGCCAAGTTCAACTTTCTCGTGAACAGTGGCTACAAAGTCATTTCGGCCGTCGGTCCGACCTCGTATACGAAGGTGATCGATGGTGCATATACGATGGATCGCCGACACATGGACGGAATCGCGATTATTCAACAGCCGAAAACGGTGCGCGATCTGTTTGATGCCGGGTATGTTTTGGATAAAGAGAATCGTCCAGCGATGTATTGGCGGCAATATAAGTAA